Within the Streptomyces sp. R41 genome, the region CCGCGGCCGTGACCGACAGGGTCGCCACGGCCATCATCCCCATCGGGAAGACGGTCGCCCAGCGCCGTACGTCGTAGTCGAGCCTCGGCCACCCCAGCTCCGCGACGGCGAGGACGCAGCAGGAGGCGAAGGCGAGCACGAGGAGCGCGACGGTCGCGGCGCGCAGGACGCCGCTGTCGTCGTCGTTCCACAGGTACGGGTTCACGTGGTGCGCGGCGATGAGCTTGGCCCCGGCCAGCGCCGAAATCGCGAGCGCCCCGCCCGCGACCCAGTGGTCCCCGGGACCCCGGACCACCTCCCGGACGTCGAAGTGCGCGAACGCCACCCCGTACAGCACGATCCCCAGCCAGAACAGCACCAGCCCGGCATGCGCGAGCCACTCCGGGCCCACGGCCGCGGCGAGCGTGGCGCACAGCACCGAGAGCCCCTGCGTGGCCACACACACCAGGAACACCCCTCCCGGCATACGACGCTTCCACTGCCGTAGGACGACGAGGAGCAGCACCGGCCACAGCACGGCCGACAGCGCGAGGAGAGCCTCGGCCAGCTCCTGCCACCCCAGCGCGGACAGCCGAGTCCCCAGCACGGTGGTCGCCGCGACGGCGGTGAGCCCGGGAGGTGTGCACGCCTCCTCCACCCACCGCGCGCGCTCCCACACGAGCCGTGCGACGAAGTCCGCGGCGAGCGCGAGCCAGCCCACGCACGCCAGGGCCAGTGCGATACGAGACAGGGCCTCGTAGCCGGTCAGATGCAGCCCGACCGAGACGATGCCGGTGGCCATGACGGCGGCACCGGCGGCCGGCGGCCGCTGCGCCCACCAGGCGCGGAGCTGGGAGATGGCTGGCATGCGCCTGATGCTAGGGATCTTCGGACGAGTTGCCCGCGGGGCACGCGCGCGTGGAGCGTGAAAACGCCGGGCACGCGCGCGTGGAGCGTGAAAACGCCGGGCACGCGCGCGTGGAGTACGAAAACGGGATGCGAGCGCGCGTGGACCACGAAAACGCGGAGCACGAAAGGCCCCACGCGCGCGTGCCCCGCATCAAGCGTTGCTCGCGGAACGGCTTACGCCGGTCGCACCACACTGTGGATGATCGACTCGCCGGCGTAGTAGACCGACTCCTCGCGGACGTACGCCCCCGGCTTCGGCGCGTGGATCATCATGCCGTTGCCGATGTAGAGGCCGACGTGGCTGATGTCGTCGTAGAAGAAGATCAGGTCACCGGGCTGGGCGTCGGCGAGGGAGACCGTCGTGCCCGCGTTCACCTGGTCCCAGGTGGTGCGCGGGAGAGTGACGCCGGCGGCCTTCCAGGCTGCCTGGGTGAGACCCGAGCAGTCGTACGAGTCGGGACCTGTCGCACCCCAGACGTACGGCTTGCCGATCTGCTCACGAGCGAACGCGAGGGCCTTCGCCGCCTTCGTCGCATACGAGGAGTCCGTGGTCGTCGAGCCGGACGTGTCGCTCGTGGTGCCCGAGGAGTCGCTCGTGGTGTTCGACGACGCCTCCTGTTCGGCCGCCTTCTTCGCGGCCTCCGCGGCGGCCTGCTGCTGCGCCAGCTCCGCCGCCTTGCGCGCGGCCTCCTCCTGCTTCTTCTTCTCGATCGCCGCGAGCCGCGCCTTCTCCTCGGCGGTCAGCTTCGAGAGCAGTTCGCGCGCCTCGGTGAGCTTGCGCTGGACGTCGGCCTTGGACGTCTTGAGCGCGCTCTGCGAGGTGGTCAGCGTCTCCAGGCTCTTGGAGGCCTCCGCGCGCTTCTTGGTGGTGGCGGCCTGCTCGGTGATGTAGTCGTCGACTGCCGCCTTCTGGCGGGTGGTCAGACGGCTCATCAGCTGGGTCTGGTCGAAGTAGTCCTGCGGGTCGTCGGCGAGCAGGAGGGTCGCGGTGTCGGGGGCGGCGGCCCCGGTACGGTACTGCGCCGCCGCGAACGAACCGAGTTCCTCGCGCGCGGTGTTGAGCTTCTCGGTGCGCTTGGCGACGTCGTCGAGGAGGGTGTCGACCTGCTTGCGCTGCTTGGAGGTCTTCTCCTTGGCCGAGTTGTACTTCTCGGTGGCCGTCTCGGCTTGGTGGTAGAGGTCGTTGACCTTCTTCTCGACCTCTTCGAGGCTCGGCTTGGGTGCGGCCGAGGGCGCGGCGTTCGCCGTCTGGGAGAGCAGGGCGACGGAGGTGAGAGCCGCCGTCGCGAGGGCGGGGGTCCGTATGCCTGCTACGCGCGTACCCGTAGGACGCCATTTGCGATGCGACGCCAAGAGAGGCGACTCCTTCCGTCATCCGCCTACCGAGTTAGCTGTCGGGTTCGGGCGGGTGGATCCGGAAGGTTTGCCCTACGGTCCTTGCCTCATAGGGCAGTCGGACCGATTCACCCCAAGGTCGGTTGGGTCCCCGGCTCCGGCTGCCGCAGGGGCGCACCGGATTGAGCGGAGGCCGCACGGCCCGGCGTCGTTCGCCGGTGGGTGTCGAGCGGCCTGCCCGGCACGCTAGCCAACGCGTGGGGCTTCTGTGAAGTTTGATGTGCGATATGCCCGATACATTTTCGTGACCTTAGCCCTGGGCTTTACCCAACGCGGTCAATCCGGAGGGATCTGTGGCGAGTTGTCCGGAGTGGCGACGTCCGCCCTGTTCCGGGCGCTACCTTCCAGCCAGCCACGGTCGGATGCCGTGGAGGTGGGCAAAGGGGGGTACGGCATGAGGAAGCGCACAGCACTCGTCGTCGCCACGGGAGTCGCTCTCGCCGTCACCGGGGGCATCGCACCAGCGACCGCCACCGGCGGCCACGCCGGGGGAAAGCCGGTCGTCCGCGTGATCGCGACCGGTCTCGACAACCCGCGCCAGCTCTCGTACGACAACGGACATGTGTACGTCGCCGAGGCGGGCCGGGGCGGGAAGAAATGCATCGGCGCGGGGCCCGAGAGCGACGAGACGTGCATCGGCACCACGGCCGCCGTCACCAAGGTCTTCTGGGACGGCGGCTCCTGGAAGCACTACCGGGTGGTGGACGGACTGCCCTCGGCGGCGGCCAAGGACGGCGGCTTCGCGACGGGCCTGGACGGCGTCTCGGCACTGAACGGCAGCGTCTGGGGCGTCGAGACCTGGGCCCCGCCCGAGGCCGGGGTCCCCACGGGCAAGCCCTGGAACGCCCTCGGCAAGCTCCTGTGCATCGCTCCCGGCAAGGCGACGATCGCCGCCGACATCTCCGCCGTCGAGCTCAAGTACAACCCGCACAAGACCGCCGTCGACTCCAACCCGTACGCCGTCCTCGCGCTCCCGGACGGCCGCAGGATCGTCGCCGACGCGGCCGGCAACGACCTGGTGGTCGTCTCGCCCCGGGGCAAGGCCCGCCCGTTCACCGTCTTCCCGGACCATGACAAACACGAGTCCGTCCCGACCTCGCTGGCGCTCGGCCCCGACGGCAAGCTGTACGTCGGCGAGCTCAACGGCGAGGCCACGACGCCCACCGCCCGTGTCTGGAAGGTCGACCCGGCCACCGGGAAGATCCTCGGCTGGAAGAGCGGCTTCGGCTCGATCACCGGGATCGCCTTCAACCAGAGCGGCGACCTGTACGTCAGCCAGCTCTTCGCGGGCGCGGTGACCAAGGTCTCGCACGGGAAACGTACGAGCGTGCGGGTGCCGTTCCCGGCAGGCGTGGCCGTGGACCCGTACGACGGGAAGGTGTACGTCTCGGCCTGGTCGATCGCCGATCGTGACGGGACGGTGCTGGAGGGCAAGAAGACGCCGGGCGGCCAGCTCTGGAAGATCCTCGGCTTCTGAGCCGCTTCACGAGACCCGGTCAATGTCTGAGCCGCTTCACGGGCCGGGTCAAGGTCTGAGCCGCTTCACGAGATCCGGTCGCATTCCGATCCGCGTCACGAGATCCGGTCGAGTTTTCAGGGTGGCGGCGGGCTGTCAGTGGGGCGGCCTAGACTCGGAGAGCGATGAGCAGCCTCTTTGATGACAGCTTCCTGGCGGACCTCAAGCCCTCTCGGGCCCACGAGGAAGAGCCCCCGCCGCCGCCCGAGGACGATCACGTACCGGAGCCCGTTCCGGACGATCTGTTCGGCGGGAAGTTCGACGTGCCGCCGGACCGGGACGCGTACTACCGCGACGGCGCGCACCGGCCCGCCGTGGACCCGGCGG harbors:
- a CDS encoding tellurite resistance/C4-dicarboxylate transporter family protein, with the translated sequence MPAISQLRAWWAQRPPAAGAAVMATGIVSVGLHLTGYEALSRIALALACVGWLALAADFVARLVWERARWVEEACTPPGLTAVAATTVLGTRLSALGWQELAEALLALSAVLWPVLLLVVLRQWKRRMPGGVFLVCVATQGLSVLCATLAAAVGPEWLAHAGLVLFWLGIVLYGVAFAHFDVREVVRGPGDHWVAGGALAISALAGAKLIAAHHVNPYLWNDDDSGVLRAATVALLVLAFASCCVLAVAELGWPRLDYDVRRWATVFPMGMMAVATLSVTAAVGVFWLKGPGQVLLWISVAAWLAVAAGAVHVMIMAGSDRPPGSNRPTGPLRSRAPR
- a CDS encoding NlpC/P60 family protein, which produces MASHRKWRPTGTRVAGIRTPALATAALTSVALLSQTANAAPSAAPKPSLEEVEKKVNDLYHQAETATEKYNSAKEKTSKQRKQVDTLLDDVAKRTEKLNTAREELGSFAAAQYRTGAAAPDTATLLLADDPQDYFDQTQLMSRLTTRQKAAVDDYITEQAATTKKRAEASKSLETLTTSQSALKTSKADVQRKLTEARELLSKLTAEEKARLAAIEKKKQEEAARKAAELAQQQAAAEAAKKAAEQEASSNTTSDSSGTTSDTSGSTTTDSSYATKAAKALAFAREQIGKPYVWGATGPDSYDCSGLTQAAWKAAGVTLPRTTWDQVNAGTTVSLADAQPGDLIFFYDDISHVGLYIGNGMMIHAPKPGAYVREESVYYAGESIIHSVVRPA
- a CDS encoding ScyD/ScyE family protein — protein: MRKRTALVVATGVALAVTGGIAPATATGGHAGGKPVVRVIATGLDNPRQLSYDNGHVYVAEAGRGGKKCIGAGPESDETCIGTTAAVTKVFWDGGSWKHYRVVDGLPSAAAKDGGFATGLDGVSALNGSVWGVETWAPPEAGVPTGKPWNALGKLLCIAPGKATIAADISAVELKYNPHKTAVDSNPYAVLALPDGRRIVADAAGNDLVVVSPRGKARPFTVFPDHDKHESVPTSLALGPDGKLYVGELNGEATTPTARVWKVDPATGKILGWKSGFGSITGIAFNQSGDLYVSQLFAGAVTKVSHGKRTSVRVPFPAGVAVDPYDGKVYVSAWSIADRDGTVLEGKKTPGGQLWKILGF